One Treponema primitia ZAS-1 genomic window carries:
- a CDS encoding FadR/GntR family transcriptional regulator, which translates to MKKKAETGKSLGKQIAEDLIRYILDKNLSPGAKLPNELELTRLLGVGRSTLREAVRSLVSRNVLEVRQGAGTFVTEHRLGVPDDPLGFTFIQDKEKLTMDLLEVRLFIEPRIAAQAAQTASANDIREIKALAREVEDLINTGKDHSHKDVEFHTRIAQISRNLVVPNLMPIIQQAIMLFVNTSNRVLGKETIETHRLIVNAIEEHDPIGASDAMTLHIIYNRNNLKTLFRQGKCP; encoded by the coding sequence ATGAAAAAAAAAGCGGAAACCGGCAAATCCTTAGGAAAACAAATCGCAGAAGATCTGATTCGGTACATCCTAGATAAGAATCTGTCCCCGGGGGCAAAGCTTCCCAACGAATTAGAGTTAACCCGCCTCCTGGGAGTCGGGCGCAGTACCCTGCGGGAAGCGGTTCGGTCCCTGGTGAGCCGTAATGTGTTGGAGGTACGCCAGGGGGCAGGTACCTTTGTGACGGAGCACCGGCTTGGGGTACCCGATGATCCCCTGGGGTTTACCTTTATCCAAGACAAGGAAAAGCTCACCATGGATCTTTTGGAGGTACGTCTGTTCATAGAACCCCGTATTGCCGCCCAGGCCGCCCAGACCGCTTCCGCCAATGATATCCGGGAGATTAAGGCCCTGGCCCGGGAAGTGGAAGATCTGATCAATACCGGGAAGGACCATAGCCATAAGGATGTTGAATTTCACACCCGGATCGCCCAAATCAGCCGGAATCTGGTGGTACCTAACCTTATGCCAATCATTCAGCAGGCTATTATGCTGTTTGTTAATACCTCTAACCGGGTGTTAGGGAAGGAAACCATTGAAACTCACCGGCTGATTGTTAATGCCATTGAAGAACACGATCCCATCGGCGCCTCGGACGCCATGACCCTGCATATCATTTATAACCGGAATAATCTGAAAACCCTTTTCCGTCAGGGAAAATGCCCTTAA
- a CDS encoding sugar kinase: MGTIVTFGEIMLRLAPEGYYRFVQADSFGASYGGGEANVAVSLANFGLDAAFVTKLPKHEIGQAAVNSLRQFGVDTSKIARGGNRVGIYFLEKGASQRPSKVIYDRAGSAIATAEPGDFDWKTIFAGVSWFHFTGITPALGDAAAAITLEACRIAKAGGITVSCDLNYRKNLWPRDKASEVMGRLMPFVDVCIANEEDASDVFGIHAKNSDINSGKINREGYQEVAKVLTDRFGFKKVAITLRESISANDNNWAAMLYTDDTAYFSKKYPVHIVDRVGGGDSFGAGLIYGTLQGYSPQETVEFAVAASCLKHAIEGDFNQVSVEEVEKLAGGDASGRVQR; this comes from the coding sequence ATGGGAACGATTGTTACTTTTGGCGAAATTATGTTACGCCTTGCCCCTGAGGGGTATTATCGCTTTGTCCAGGCTGATTCCTTCGGCGCCAGCTACGGCGGCGGTGAAGCCAACGTGGCGGTGTCCCTGGCAAACTTTGGATTGGACGCTGCCTTTGTTACCAAACTGCCGAAACACGAAATCGGCCAAGCCGCAGTGAACAGTCTGCGCCAATTCGGGGTGGATACTTCAAAGATAGCCCGGGGAGGTAACCGGGTGGGAATCTATTTTCTGGAAAAGGGCGCTTCTCAACGGCCTTCAAAGGTTATCTACGATCGTGCGGGTTCAGCCATTGCAACTGCGGAGCCTGGGGACTTCGACTGGAAGACCATCTTTGCAGGGGTTTCCTGGTTTCACTTTACGGGAATTACCCCGGCTCTCGGAGATGCGGCGGCGGCTATCACCCTGGAAGCCTGCAGGATCGCCAAAGCCGGGGGCATTACGGTTTCCTGCGATCTTAATTACCGGAAAAACCTCTGGCCCCGGGATAAAGCCTCTGAGGTGATGGGCCGCCTCATGCCCTTTGTGGATGTCTGTATTGCCAACGAGGAGGACGCCTCGGATGTGTTCGGTATCCATGCTAAAAATTCCGATATCAACTCCGGTAAGATCAACCGGGAGGGCTACCAGGAGGTGGCGAAGGTCCTGACAGACCGGTTTGGGTTTAAAAAGGTCGCCATCACCCTACGGGAATCCATTTCCGCCAACGACAATAATTGGGCAGCCATGCTCTACACCGACGATACGGCGTATTTTTCGAAAAAATACCCCGTACATATCGTCGATCGGGTAGGTGGGGGCGACAGTTTTGGCGCCGGGCTTATCTACGGAACCTTGCAGGGCTATTCTCCCCAGGAAACAGTGGAATTCGCCGTGGCCGCAAGCTGTCTGAAACACGCTATTGAAGGGGATTTTAACCAGGTTTCGGTGGAGGAAGTAGAAAAATTGGCCGGCGGCGATGCATCGGGACGGGTACAGCGCTAA
- the eda gene encoding bifunctional 4-hydroxy-2-oxoglutarate aldolase/2-dehydro-3-deoxy-phosphogluconate aldolase: MQTIFEELGKIGIIPVVKIDDAEKAVPLAKALAAGGIPCAEITFRTAAGEETIRRIHAEVPEVLLGAGTVLNTDQVDRAIQAGAQFIVSPGFNPKVVAHCIKKRIPIVPGCSNPSAIEQALEFGLGVIKFFPAEQSGGLEYIKAIAAPYSQLKFMPTGGINQHNIVKYIGYDRIIACGGSWMVGPDLINAGDFETITRLCKEAVQIILGFSVAHLGINAKNAEEALGAANLFGALFGFSLKDSNSSIFSSDNIEIMKNPGFGANGHIGIGTNSLPRALSWLERQGIRFNRDSVKTNDKGNLMVIYLEDEIAGFAVHLVQK; the protein is encoded by the coding sequence ATGCAAACTATTTTTGAAGAATTGGGAAAGATCGGGATAATCCCGGTAGTCAAAATTGATGACGCCGAAAAGGCGGTTCCCCTGGCAAAGGCTCTGGCCGCCGGGGGCATTCCCTGCGCGGAAATTACCTTCAGGACCGCCGCAGGGGAAGAGACCATACGCCGCATACACGCGGAAGTACCCGAGGTCTTGCTTGGGGCCGGCACGGTTTTAAATACCGATCAGGTTGATCGGGCGATACAGGCGGGGGCACAATTTATTGTAAGTCCGGGATTTAATCCAAAGGTGGTGGCCCACTGTATCAAAAAGAGAATCCCCATAGTACCGGGCTGCTCCAACCCTTCGGCCATTGAACAAGCCCTTGAATTCGGCCTTGGGGTGATAAAATTTTTCCCCGCAGAACAGTCAGGGGGTTTGGAGTATATCAAGGCCATTGCCGCCCCCTATTCCCAGCTCAAGTTCATGCCCACCGGGGGAATAAACCAGCATAATATTGTTAAATATATCGGCTATGACCGGATCATTGCCTGTGGCGGCTCCTGGATGGTGGGGCCGGATCTGATAAATGCCGGAGATTTTGAAACGATAACCCGGCTCTGCAAAGAGGCGGTTCAGATTATTCTGGGATTTTCCGTAGCTCACCTTGGCATCAACGCTAAAAATGCGGAGGAGGCCCTCGGCGCAGCAAATCTGTTCGGCGCCCTTTTCGGATTTTCCCTTAAAGATAGCAATTCATCGATCTTTTCCAGCGATAATATCGAAATCATGAAAAACCCCGGCTTTGGCGCCAACGGTCATATCGGCATCGGGACGAACAGTTTACCCCGGGCGCTTTCCTGGCTTGAACGTCAGGGTATACGTTTTAACCGGGACAGCGTTAAGACCAATGACAAGGGGAACCTTATGGTAATCTATCTTGAGGATGAAATAGCCGGGTTTGCGGTACATTTGGTACAAAAATAG
- a CDS encoding CBS domain-containing protein, translating into MNIAFGHTNMDLDCLGSLILVRKLFPEYRLVRSRLIHPEAQNLYDFYQQYFDFLNPKDIETELIEKIIIVDTCMAERVGEYFSHIRNSAPDIRIYDHHPIEFCNIQGAKVEGGNYGANTSFLGKLAMEQGIRLLPEEATIALTGIYADTGRLIFENVSRVDFEVSAWLMDMGASLKLVKSFLETIREDAQLEILNQALMALQPHVIQGHELLLSYLELGENTPGLAAVVEKIMEIRNPDAFFALFAIPKTKTVLLIARSQKAKINLHELLHVYGGGGHQLAGSAKINGREGPEFFEEFLGYLEQSLTPATRAADIMTRDVHRVSETMSLLEASVFLEKADLTGAPVLDAEENVSGFISLRDIMKGRKAGVMKAPVRAYMSKPAVTAGSNLTMREIERIFYKHHIGRLPIVEDRKLLGILTRWDYLQYRKRQVSRKA; encoded by the coding sequence ATGAACATAGCCTTTGGCCATACTAATATGGATTTGGATTGCCTGGGGTCCCTGATTTTGGTACGGAAGCTTTTTCCGGAGTACCGGCTGGTGCGAAGCCGGCTTATCCATCCTGAGGCCCAGAACCTGTATGATTTTTATCAACAGTACTTTGATTTCCTGAACCCTAAGGATATCGAAACTGAGCTAATCGAGAAGATTATCATTGTGGATACCTGTATGGCGGAGCGGGTGGGGGAATATTTCAGCCATATACGGAATTCGGCGCCGGATATACGGATTTACGATCACCACCCTATAGAATTTTGCAATATCCAGGGTGCGAAGGTTGAGGGGGGGAATTACGGGGCCAATACGTCCTTCCTGGGAAAATTGGCCATGGAACAGGGGATACGGCTTCTGCCCGAGGAGGCGACCATTGCTCTGACGGGGATCTATGCCGATACGGGGCGGCTGATTTTTGAAAATGTCAGCCGGGTGGATTTTGAGGTTTCCGCCTGGCTCATGGATATGGGGGCTTCGTTAAAGCTGGTTAAGTCCTTTCTGGAAACCATCCGGGAGGACGCTCAGTTGGAGATCCTGAATCAGGCGCTTATGGCTTTACAGCCCCATGTCATCCAGGGCCATGAACTGCTCCTGAGTTACCTTGAACTGGGGGAGAACACCCCGGGCCTTGCGGCGGTGGTGGAAAAGATCATGGAAATACGGAACCCCGATGCGTTTTTTGCCCTTTTTGCCATTCCGAAAACAAAAACGGTGCTCCTCATAGCCCGCAGCCAGAAGGCTAAAATCAACCTCCACGAGCTGCTGCACGTCTATGGCGGCGGGGGGCATCAGCTGGCGGGTTCGGCGAAGATAAACGGGCGGGAAGGGCCTGAATTTTTTGAAGAATTTCTGGGCTACCTGGAACAATCCCTCACGCCGGCCACCCGGGCTGCCGACATCATGACCCGGGATGTCCACCGGGTGAGCGAAACCATGAGCCTTTTGGAGGCCTCCGTTTTTCTGGAAAAGGCGGATCTGACCGGGGCGCCGGTACTGGACGCTGAGGAAAATGTAAGCGGCTTTATCAGCCTCCGGGATATCATGAAGGGACGTAAGGCGGGGGTGATGAAAGCCCCGGTACGGGCTTATATGTCAAAGCCTGCGGTGACCGCCGGTAGTAACCTTACCATGCGGGAAATTGAGCGTATTTTTTATAAACACCATATAGGACGGCTGCCTATTGTGGAGGACCGTAAGCTCCTGGGCATTCTTACCCGCTGGGACTATCTGCAATATAGAAAACGTCAAGTCAGCCGGAAAGCGTAA